CTACCACCtccgtctccaccaccaccgtgacgGACGGCACCACCTCAATGGAAACCACCTCGGAGGTGACGGCCGGCAGCGTGGTGACGgccgtggtggtgacggtgtcgGTGACGGTGAGGGTCATGGTGACCTGCTGGCCCGGCACCGTCACGTACTCCACCGAAGCCTCTGTCACCACTTCGGGCACCGTCTCCGTCACCGCCGCCAGTGTGGTAAGCTGCGTCTCCGTCACCAGCTGCGTGTCGGTGACGGCCACCACGGTGGGCACCAGCACGGTGGAGGCCTCGGTTTCCACCACAGTGTTCTCCACCACGCTGGTCTCCACCTCCAGGCGCGTGGAGGCCTCCACCGCGGTGGTGACCTCTGTCTCCGTGacggtggcggtgacggtggcggcaggcagggtggtggtggaggcgatggtggtggtctccGTGGTGGTGTCCGTGGTGGTGACGTCCAAGGTGGTGTAGtctgtggtggtgacggtggcggtCACCACCTCACTGAaggcggtggtgacggtggtggtggacagcacTGTGgtcgtctccaccaccacctcgcccgGCGCCGTCTCCGTCACCGTCTCAGTCACCACCTCCTCCGCGTActcagtgatgatggtggtggcgcaCGCCCCTGTGCCCGCCGGCAGCGAGGGCGTGGGCACCAGGTAGCCATAGTCAGCTCCCGCGGCGCCCGCGGAGGGAATCTCATTGAGCGAGGATGGCTCCAGCGGCGGCAGCTTGGCGCCCCGCGCACCGCCACacagcgccgccaccaccagcagcgccacgcccgccgccgccacgcctgCGCTGTGCATCTGCCCAAAGACAACggttatgcagagagagagagagagggagagggagtgttacAGGGGGTGAGGGGGcctggtgggtgggagggaatgTCTAGCCCCTCCAGGGCCTGAAGGAACCCTTCTGGAAGTGGCCGCCGCGTCCCTGGTGGAGCTGCAGTCCCTTCAGTCTGATGAGCGGCATGGCCTTCTGGTAGTATCGCTGCGGCGCATTCTGCTGGTAGCGCTGCGGCGCGGGCTGTGGGTAACCCATCTGCTGCGGGCAGGGCGCCGTGACGGTCTGCACGGCCGTCACCAGCATCTCCACGGGCACCACCTgtgtcaccacctccaccacctccatggCCTCCATCACGGTCTGCGTCTTGACCTGCGCCGCGCCCGTCTCCGTCACCACCTCCGTCACGAGGCCCACGGCAGTGGAGGTGACGGCAGGCAGCGGTGGCGCTGTGGCCTCCACTATCTCGGTGGAAGTGTCCGTCACCACCAGCGTGGAAAGCACCGGCACGTCCACCACCTGCGTGGTGAGTGCGGTGGTGACGCTGGCGGACACCACCGTGGACACCAGCGTGGTGGTGACGGCCTCGGTGTCCGTGGACGTGACCTCGGCCACCTCCGTGCTGGTGATAGTGACGTAGGTCTCCTCCGCCACTAGGCTGGTGCTAGTCACCACTTCGATGCTGGTCTCCACCTGTGTCACCACCTCGGGGGCGGGcgtcaccacactcaccacctcgcTGGTCACCACCGCTGCAGTGGTCACCAGCTCGGTCATGTCGGCCTGCACCACTGAGGAAGTTTCCACCACCACGGTGGTGCTAGTGACGGCCAACCTGACGGCGGGCGGCGTCACGGTGCTCACGGCAGTGGTGAAGTCCGTCACCAGCACCGTGGTGGCCTCGGTGATGACGTCCGTGACGACCtccgtggtggtgacggtgatgtccaccacctcctccaccacgctgctctccaccacctcctccacctccgtcACGGTGGACAGGTCGGTCTGTGTCTGCGTCACCTGCAGAGGGGGCGGCGTGGCGGTCTGCAGGGCCAGCACGGAGGACAGCGCCGTGGCCACCACGTTGTATGTGCGCGTCACGGGCACCAACACGCGCCGAGTCTCCATCACCATCAGGGAGGACGTCACGCCCACCACCTCTGTCACCGCGCCCTCCGCCACGGCCAGGCTGGTGGTGGGCGGCCCTGCCACCGCCTCGGTCTCTACCACAGGGCGCGTGGTGATCAGCGTGGTGGTGCTCACAGCTGCCTCGCATGCCCCGCCGCCCGCGCCCTCAGGGTCAGGCCGCGGCGGCAGGTACCCGTCGCTGAGCCAGCCGCCGCCCCCCACTTGGGCTGtggccaccgccgccgccgccagcagcaccaccaggccGCGCATCCTGCAACGAGAAGCAACTCTGAGCGTGGGCGTGCGGACGGCGTGGCGGGCGGCGCCGCACAACCCGCCTCAGGTTGCTCCCGTGGCAGAATGGCGacctgccgccgctgccgccgcccacGCGCCCCGCGCCCCGCTGAGCCAACACCCACGCTCACGCCCATACCCAAGGCACTGTGCGTACATTATTTGTCTGTAAGAGTGGCGTCACGGATGGCACTCAGCGgccagtggtgagtggtgagtggtgagtggtgaaagGTGGCGCCCACTGGTTTAGAGGACAGGTGGTGACCCCCGCCAGGTGTGGCACCCCGCGGAGCACGCCGCCGTCCACCACCTGCCCCCGCGCCTCGCGGCGGTGGCAAAATAAGGGAGAGCGGAGGGgtatgagggaggaagggagccaAGACAACAATAATGGAaactctctccacacacacacacacacacacacacacatattttgt
This genomic interval from Portunus trituberculatus isolate SZX2019 chromosome 10, ASM1759143v1, whole genome shotgun sequence contains the following:
- the LOC123501988 gene encoding agglutinin-like protein 1, yielding MHSAGVAAAGVALLVVAALCGGARGAKLPPLEPSSLNEIPSAGAAGADYGYLVPTPSLPAGTGACATTIITEYAEEVVTETVTETAPGEVVVETTTVLSTTTVTTAFSEVVTATVTTTDYTTLDVTTTDTTTETTTIASTTTLPAATVTATVTETEVTTAVEASTRLEVETSVVENTVVETEASTVLVPTVVAVTDTQLVTETQLTTLAAVTETVPEVVTEASVEYVTVPGQQVTMTLTVTDTVTTTAVTTLPAVTSEVVSIEVVPSVTVVVETEVVAVTQTEAVTETEVVSVVETVVETEVVPTTEYEVETVVSTVTEEFPVTSVVEETSVAVETVTTTLPPPPAVTVVVTEAQAVVETVSVPGGVTYVTTTVLVPQVVTSTALVTSTAVRTEVTTKTLPPSCGHGGGYSYNHPNAPLKLPGMY
- the LOC123501840 gene encoding cell wall protein TIR4-like, coding for MVMETRRVLVPVTRTYNVVATALSSVLALQTATPPPLQVTQTQTDLSTVTEVVTDVITEATTVLVTDFTTAVSTVTPPAVRLAVTSTTVVVETSSVVQADMTELVTTAAVVTSEVVSVVTPAPEVVTQVETSIEVVTSTSLVAEETYVTITSTEVAEVTSTDTEAVTTTLVSTVVSASVTTALTTQVVDVPVLSTLVVTDTSTEIVEATAPPLPAVTSTAVGLVTEVVTETGAAQVKTQTVMEAMEVVEVVTQVVPVEMLVTAVQTVTAPCPQQMGYPQPAPQRYQQNAPQRYYQKAMPLIRLKGLQLHQGRGGHFQKGSFRPWRG